In the genome of Denticeps clupeoides chromosome 13, fDenClu1.1, whole genome shotgun sequence, one region contains:
- the usp1 gene encoding ubiquitin carboxyl-terminal hydrolase 1 isoform X3, whose amino-acid sequence MPGLQGDTVMAALGSPIKKSKLSLKFFQKKETKRALDFSETQVEEQAANPVGCEEPASSCDQSVPALCSPSPSGCEKKEDLVPFVGFNNLGNTCYLNSILQVLYYCPGFKDVIKKLYKLSKSREKQTERSVRDEEEGADLDEQDPAHMELLGSFYNLITSVELLQSSFLRNPDKYSEGDLATPPRRVLHTLRQLNPMYEGYLQHDAQEVLQCILGYIQEACETIGKEQNSEAAGQRAQGDADKSLTEDDDGGDGPLSGKRKSDTEAGNAKKRPKSQSRTKKRVEEQQHFTRSKRKSCGDITVEPSSPTEQPTDKVEKEKEQVSDTEGKDCTEEVGKTKKRARLSWLKPSGKQPSIFSKFCSMGRLSSHTGSKTEGRQDHEKVNGEHQEIKEKSEVGPDKKKPTVVENQSKVLSEDLGLDMLKHLFQGQLVLRTRCLECECYTERREDFQDISVPVQEDEAEKPETSYEISPEPKSELKTLNWAISQFASVERIVGEDKYFCETCQHYTEAERSLLFDKMPEVITIHLKCFAANSTELDPYAGLSKVNTPLRTPLKLSLDEWSTGPVAGGHQYELFAVVMHSGVTISSGHYTTYIRMMGLHNTQLREEEEVEAGQKAKSLKREELQDYDDGEVSFSVGGRGQNANTAAVSVTTSSKAAGKKLLEGVGLLGGQRSLTSYELGAGKQTTHDKTATVPPSCSSDSQLHNGGIKKDVGTAKDQGPNTNHQALQNLLDYEGKWMLFDDSEVRLYMEEDFLRACSPETSSTSTPYLLFYRKTQQQQK is encoded by the exons ATGCCAGGACTACAGGGCGATACCGTCATGGCTGCTCTCGGCAGTCCCATTAAGAAGAGCAAGCTGTCCCTCAAGTTTTTCCAGAAGAAAGAAACCAAGCGAGCGCTAGATTTCTCTGAGACGCAAGTGGAGGAGCAGGCTGCAAACCCAGTGGGATGTGAGGAGCCTGCCAG CAGTTGTGACCAGTCTGTGCCTGCATTGTGTTCACCATCACCGTCTGGTTGTGAAAAGAAAGAGGACTTGGTGCCCTTTGTTGGCTTCAACAATCTGGGAAACACTTGCTACCTGAATAGCATCCTGCAG GTGTTGTACTACTGCCCTGGATTTAAAGATGTCATCAAAAAACTGTACAAGTTGTCCAAATCCAGAGAGAAGCAGACAGAGAGGAGTGTCAGGGATGAAGAG GAGGGGGCTGACCTGGATGAACAGGACCCTGCACACATGGAGCTGTTAGGCAGCTTTTACAATCTCATTACCTctgtggagctgctgcagtccaGCTTTCTGCGCAACCCTGACAAATACAGTGAGGGGGATCTGGCCACACCACCAAGGAGGGTGCTACATACACTCAG GCAGCTGAACCCCATGTATGAGGGCTACCTGCAGCATGATGCCCAGGAAGTCCTTCAATGCATCCTGGGATACATTCAGGAGGCTTGTGAGACAATAGGCAAGGAACAGAACTCAGAAGCTGCTGGTCAGAGGGCACAGGGAGATGCAGATAAGAGCTTAACGGAAGATGACGATGGTGGTGATGGCCCACTCAGTGGAAAGAGGAAGAGTGACACAGAGGCTGGAAATGCAAAGAAGAGACCCAAATCCCAGAGCAGGACCAAGAAAAGAGTTGAGGAACAACAACACTTTACTCGTTCCAAAAGAAAGTCATGTGGTGACATAACAGTAGAGCCTAGTAGTCCAACTGAACAGCCGACAGACAAGgtggagaaagagaaggaacAGGTGAGTGACACAGAAGGAAAGGACTGCACAGAAGAGGTGGGGAAGACTAAGAAGCGGGCAAGACTGAGTTGGCTGAAGCCATCCGGGAAGCAGCCCAGCATCTTCTCAAAGTTCTGCAGCATGGGTCGCCTCAGTTCTCACACAGGAAGCAAGACAGAAGGCAGGCAAGATCATGAGAAGGTGAATGGAGAGCATCAGGAGATAAAGGAGAAGAGTGAAGTTGggccagacaaaaaaaagcctACAGTAGTTGAGAACCAGAGCAAAGTTCTAAGTGAAG ACCTGGGTTTGGACATGTTAAAGCACCTCTTCCAGGGTCAACTGGTATTGCGAACGCGCTGTCTGGAGTGTGAGTGCTACACGGAGCGCAGAGAGGACTTTCAGGATATCAGTGTTCCGGTCCAGGAGGATGAAGCTGAGAAGCCTGAGACGAGCTATGAGA TTTCTCCGGAGCCCAAGTCTGAGCTGAAGACACTGAACTGGGCCATCTCCCAGTTTGCTTCAGTGGAGCGGATTGTTGGGGAAGACAAGTACTTCTGTGAGACCTGCCAGCATTACACGGAGGCAGAGAGAAGCCTCTTGTTTGACAAAATGCCAGAGGTCATCACCATCCACCTGAAGTGCTTTGCTGCCAACAGCACAGA ACTGGACCCATATGCCGGCCTTTCCAAAGTAAACACACCCCTGCGGACACCACTCAAGCTGTCCCTGGATGAGTGGAGCACAGGGCCGGTGGCTGGAGGCCATCAGTATGAGCTCTTTGCTGTGGTCATGCACAGTGGTGTTACCATCAGCAGTGGCCATTACACCACTTACATTCGCATGATGGGCCTCCACAACACTCAGCTgagggaagaagaggaagtggaGGCAGGACAGAAGGCAAAATCTCTAAAGAGGGAGGAGCTCCAGGACTATGATGATGGGGAGGTATCATTCAGCGTTGGTGGGAGGGGCCAGAATGCCAATACAGCTGCTGTTTCAGTCACGACCAGCTCTAAAGCAGCAGGGAAGAAGTTGCTTGAAGGAGTTGGGCTTCTGGGAGGGCAGAGGAGCTTGACCAGCTATGAATTAGGGGCTGGTAAGCAGACCACCCATGATAAGACTGCCACCGTGCCCCCTTCCTGCTCCTCAGACAGCCAGCTCCACAATGGAGGGATAAAGAAAGATGTTGGCACTGCTAAGGACCAGGGCCCAAACACCAATCACCAGGCTCTGCAGAACCTTCTGGACTATGAGGGGAAGTGGATGCTTTTTGACGACTCTGAAGTGAGGCTGTATATGGAGGAGGACTTCCTGCGTGCCTGCTCTCCTGAAACCTCCAGCACCTCCACGCCCTACCTCCTCTTCTACAGAaaaacccagcagcagcagaagtga
- the usp1 gene encoding ubiquitin carboxyl-terminal hydrolase 1 isoform X2 has product MPGLQGDTVMAALGSPIKKSKLSLKFFQKKETKRALDFSETQVEEQAANPVGCEEPASCDQSVPALCSPSPSGCEKKEDLVPFVGFNNLGNTCYLNSILQVLYYCPGFKDVIKKLYKLSKSREKQTERSVRDEEEGADLDEQDPAHMELLGSFYNLITSVELLQSSFLRNPDKYSEGDLATPPRRVLHTLRQLNPMYEGYLQHDAQEVLQCILGYIQEACETIGKEQNSEAAGQRAQGDADKSLTEDDDGGDGPLSGKRKSDTEAGNAKKRPKSQSRTKKRVEEQQHFTRSKRKSCGDITVEPSSPTEQPTDKVEKEKEQVSDTEGKDCTEEVGKTKKRARLSWLKPSGKQPSIFSKFCSMGRLSSHTGSKTEGRQDHEKVNGEHQEIKEKSEVGPDKKKPTVVENQSKVLSEEDLGLDMLKHLFQGQLVLRTRCLECECYTERREDFQDISVPVQEDEAEKPETSYEISPEPKSELKTLNWAISQFASVERIVGEDKYFCETCQHYTEAERSLLFDKMPEVITIHLKCFAANSTELDPYAGLSKVNTPLRTPLKLSLDEWSTGPVAGGHQYELFAVVMHSGVTISSGHYTTYIRMMGLHNTQLREEEEVEAGQKAKSLKREELQDYDDGEVSFSVGGRGQNANTAAVSVTTSSKAAGKKLLEGVGLLGGQRSLTSYELGAGKQTTHDKTATVPPSCSSDSQLHNGGIKKDVGTAKDQGPNTNHQALQNLLDYEGKWMLFDDSEVRLYMEEDFLRACSPETSSTSTPYLLFYRKTQQQQK; this is encoded by the exons ATGCCAGGACTACAGGGCGATACCGTCATGGCTGCTCTCGGCAGTCCCATTAAGAAGAGCAAGCTGTCCCTCAAGTTTTTCCAGAAGAAAGAAACCAAGCGAGCGCTAGATTTCTCTGAGACGCAAGTGGAGGAGCAGGCTGCAAACCCAGTGGGATGTGAGGAGCCTGCCAG TTGTGACCAGTCTGTGCCTGCATTGTGTTCACCATCACCGTCTGGTTGTGAAAAGAAAGAGGACTTGGTGCCCTTTGTTGGCTTCAACAATCTGGGAAACACTTGCTACCTGAATAGCATCCTGCAG GTGTTGTACTACTGCCCTGGATTTAAAGATGTCATCAAAAAACTGTACAAGTTGTCCAAATCCAGAGAGAAGCAGACAGAGAGGAGTGTCAGGGATGAAGAG GAGGGGGCTGACCTGGATGAACAGGACCCTGCACACATGGAGCTGTTAGGCAGCTTTTACAATCTCATTACCTctgtggagctgctgcagtccaGCTTTCTGCGCAACCCTGACAAATACAGTGAGGGGGATCTGGCCACACCACCAAGGAGGGTGCTACATACACTCAG GCAGCTGAACCCCATGTATGAGGGCTACCTGCAGCATGATGCCCAGGAAGTCCTTCAATGCATCCTGGGATACATTCAGGAGGCTTGTGAGACAATAGGCAAGGAACAGAACTCAGAAGCTGCTGGTCAGAGGGCACAGGGAGATGCAGATAAGAGCTTAACGGAAGATGACGATGGTGGTGATGGCCCACTCAGTGGAAAGAGGAAGAGTGACACAGAGGCTGGAAATGCAAAGAAGAGACCCAAATCCCAGAGCAGGACCAAGAAAAGAGTTGAGGAACAACAACACTTTACTCGTTCCAAAAGAAAGTCATGTGGTGACATAACAGTAGAGCCTAGTAGTCCAACTGAACAGCCGACAGACAAGgtggagaaagagaaggaacAGGTGAGTGACACAGAAGGAAAGGACTGCACAGAAGAGGTGGGGAAGACTAAGAAGCGGGCAAGACTGAGTTGGCTGAAGCCATCCGGGAAGCAGCCCAGCATCTTCTCAAAGTTCTGCAGCATGGGTCGCCTCAGTTCTCACACAGGAAGCAAGACAGAAGGCAGGCAAGATCATGAGAAGGTGAATGGAGAGCATCAGGAGATAAAGGAGAAGAGTGAAGTTGggccagacaaaaaaaagcctACAGTAGTTGAGAACCAGAGCAAAGTTCTAAGTGAAG AAGACCTGGGTTTGGACATGTTAAAGCACCTCTTCCAGGGTCAACTGGTATTGCGAACGCGCTGTCTGGAGTGTGAGTGCTACACGGAGCGCAGAGAGGACTTTCAGGATATCAGTGTTCCGGTCCAGGAGGATGAAGCTGAGAAGCCTGAGACGAGCTATGAGA TTTCTCCGGAGCCCAAGTCTGAGCTGAAGACACTGAACTGGGCCATCTCCCAGTTTGCTTCAGTGGAGCGGATTGTTGGGGAAGACAAGTACTTCTGTGAGACCTGCCAGCATTACACGGAGGCAGAGAGAAGCCTCTTGTTTGACAAAATGCCAGAGGTCATCACCATCCACCTGAAGTGCTTTGCTGCCAACAGCACAGA ACTGGACCCATATGCCGGCCTTTCCAAAGTAAACACACCCCTGCGGACACCACTCAAGCTGTCCCTGGATGAGTGGAGCACAGGGCCGGTGGCTGGAGGCCATCAGTATGAGCTCTTTGCTGTGGTCATGCACAGTGGTGTTACCATCAGCAGTGGCCATTACACCACTTACATTCGCATGATGGGCCTCCACAACACTCAGCTgagggaagaagaggaagtggaGGCAGGACAGAAGGCAAAATCTCTAAAGAGGGAGGAGCTCCAGGACTATGATGATGGGGAGGTATCATTCAGCGTTGGTGGGAGGGGCCAGAATGCCAATACAGCTGCTGTTTCAGTCACGACCAGCTCTAAAGCAGCAGGGAAGAAGTTGCTTGAAGGAGTTGGGCTTCTGGGAGGGCAGAGGAGCTTGACCAGCTATGAATTAGGGGCTGGTAAGCAGACCACCCATGATAAGACTGCCACCGTGCCCCCTTCCTGCTCCTCAGACAGCCAGCTCCACAATGGAGGGATAAAGAAAGATGTTGGCACTGCTAAGGACCAGGGCCCAAACACCAATCACCAGGCTCTGCAGAACCTTCTGGACTATGAGGGGAAGTGGATGCTTTTTGACGACTCTGAAGTGAGGCTGTATATGGAGGAGGACTTCCTGCGTGCCTGCTCTCCTGAAACCTCCAGCACCTCCACGCCCTACCTCCTCTTCTACAGAaaaacccagcagcagcagaagtga
- the usp1 gene encoding ubiquitin carboxyl-terminal hydrolase 1 isoform X1 encodes MPGLQGDTVMAALGSPIKKSKLSLKFFQKKETKRALDFSETQVEEQAANPVGCEEPASSCDQSVPALCSPSPSGCEKKEDLVPFVGFNNLGNTCYLNSILQVLYYCPGFKDVIKKLYKLSKSREKQTERSVRDEEEGADLDEQDPAHMELLGSFYNLITSVELLQSSFLRNPDKYSEGDLATPPRRVLHTLRQLNPMYEGYLQHDAQEVLQCILGYIQEACETIGKEQNSEAAGQRAQGDADKSLTEDDDGGDGPLSGKRKSDTEAGNAKKRPKSQSRTKKRVEEQQHFTRSKRKSCGDITVEPSSPTEQPTDKVEKEKEQVSDTEGKDCTEEVGKTKKRARLSWLKPSGKQPSIFSKFCSMGRLSSHTGSKTEGRQDHEKVNGEHQEIKEKSEVGPDKKKPTVVENQSKVLSEEDLGLDMLKHLFQGQLVLRTRCLECECYTERREDFQDISVPVQEDEAEKPETSYEISPEPKSELKTLNWAISQFASVERIVGEDKYFCETCQHYTEAERSLLFDKMPEVITIHLKCFAANSTELDPYAGLSKVNTPLRTPLKLSLDEWSTGPVAGGHQYELFAVVMHSGVTISSGHYTTYIRMMGLHNTQLREEEEVEAGQKAKSLKREELQDYDDGEVSFSVGGRGQNANTAAVSVTTSSKAAGKKLLEGVGLLGGQRSLTSYELGAGKQTTHDKTATVPPSCSSDSQLHNGGIKKDVGTAKDQGPNTNHQALQNLLDYEGKWMLFDDSEVRLYMEEDFLRACSPETSSTSTPYLLFYRKTQQQQK; translated from the exons ATGCCAGGACTACAGGGCGATACCGTCATGGCTGCTCTCGGCAGTCCCATTAAGAAGAGCAAGCTGTCCCTCAAGTTTTTCCAGAAGAAAGAAACCAAGCGAGCGCTAGATTTCTCTGAGACGCAAGTGGAGGAGCAGGCTGCAAACCCAGTGGGATGTGAGGAGCCTGCCAG CAGTTGTGACCAGTCTGTGCCTGCATTGTGTTCACCATCACCGTCTGGTTGTGAAAAGAAAGAGGACTTGGTGCCCTTTGTTGGCTTCAACAATCTGGGAAACACTTGCTACCTGAATAGCATCCTGCAG GTGTTGTACTACTGCCCTGGATTTAAAGATGTCATCAAAAAACTGTACAAGTTGTCCAAATCCAGAGAGAAGCAGACAGAGAGGAGTGTCAGGGATGAAGAG GAGGGGGCTGACCTGGATGAACAGGACCCTGCACACATGGAGCTGTTAGGCAGCTTTTACAATCTCATTACCTctgtggagctgctgcagtccaGCTTTCTGCGCAACCCTGACAAATACAGTGAGGGGGATCTGGCCACACCACCAAGGAGGGTGCTACATACACTCAG GCAGCTGAACCCCATGTATGAGGGCTACCTGCAGCATGATGCCCAGGAAGTCCTTCAATGCATCCTGGGATACATTCAGGAGGCTTGTGAGACAATAGGCAAGGAACAGAACTCAGAAGCTGCTGGTCAGAGGGCACAGGGAGATGCAGATAAGAGCTTAACGGAAGATGACGATGGTGGTGATGGCCCACTCAGTGGAAAGAGGAAGAGTGACACAGAGGCTGGAAATGCAAAGAAGAGACCCAAATCCCAGAGCAGGACCAAGAAAAGAGTTGAGGAACAACAACACTTTACTCGTTCCAAAAGAAAGTCATGTGGTGACATAACAGTAGAGCCTAGTAGTCCAACTGAACAGCCGACAGACAAGgtggagaaagagaaggaacAGGTGAGTGACACAGAAGGAAAGGACTGCACAGAAGAGGTGGGGAAGACTAAGAAGCGGGCAAGACTGAGTTGGCTGAAGCCATCCGGGAAGCAGCCCAGCATCTTCTCAAAGTTCTGCAGCATGGGTCGCCTCAGTTCTCACACAGGAAGCAAGACAGAAGGCAGGCAAGATCATGAGAAGGTGAATGGAGAGCATCAGGAGATAAAGGAGAAGAGTGAAGTTGggccagacaaaaaaaagcctACAGTAGTTGAGAACCAGAGCAAAGTTCTAAGTGAAG AAGACCTGGGTTTGGACATGTTAAAGCACCTCTTCCAGGGTCAACTGGTATTGCGAACGCGCTGTCTGGAGTGTGAGTGCTACACGGAGCGCAGAGAGGACTTTCAGGATATCAGTGTTCCGGTCCAGGAGGATGAAGCTGAGAAGCCTGAGACGAGCTATGAGA TTTCTCCGGAGCCCAAGTCTGAGCTGAAGACACTGAACTGGGCCATCTCCCAGTTTGCTTCAGTGGAGCGGATTGTTGGGGAAGACAAGTACTTCTGTGAGACCTGCCAGCATTACACGGAGGCAGAGAGAAGCCTCTTGTTTGACAAAATGCCAGAGGTCATCACCATCCACCTGAAGTGCTTTGCTGCCAACAGCACAGA ACTGGACCCATATGCCGGCCTTTCCAAAGTAAACACACCCCTGCGGACACCACTCAAGCTGTCCCTGGATGAGTGGAGCACAGGGCCGGTGGCTGGAGGCCATCAGTATGAGCTCTTTGCTGTGGTCATGCACAGTGGTGTTACCATCAGCAGTGGCCATTACACCACTTACATTCGCATGATGGGCCTCCACAACACTCAGCTgagggaagaagaggaagtggaGGCAGGACAGAAGGCAAAATCTCTAAAGAGGGAGGAGCTCCAGGACTATGATGATGGGGAGGTATCATTCAGCGTTGGTGGGAGGGGCCAGAATGCCAATACAGCTGCTGTTTCAGTCACGACCAGCTCTAAAGCAGCAGGGAAGAAGTTGCTTGAAGGAGTTGGGCTTCTGGGAGGGCAGAGGAGCTTGACCAGCTATGAATTAGGGGCTGGTAAGCAGACCACCCATGATAAGACTGCCACCGTGCCCCCTTCCTGCTCCTCAGACAGCCAGCTCCACAATGGAGGGATAAAGAAAGATGTTGGCACTGCTAAGGACCAGGGCCCAAACACCAATCACCAGGCTCTGCAGAACCTTCTGGACTATGAGGGGAAGTGGATGCTTTTTGACGACTCTGAAGTGAGGCTGTATATGGAGGAGGACTTCCTGCGTGCCTGCTCTCCTGAAACCTCCAGCACCTCCACGCCCTACCTCCTCTTCTACAGAaaaacccagcagcagcagaagtga